In a single window of the Bacillus rossius redtenbacheri isolate Brsri chromosome 8, Brsri_v3, whole genome shotgun sequence genome:
- the LOC134535531 gene encoding uncharacterized protein LOC134535531: MQYKALFFLVALGLVQGISASSNSSTNASTVTSANTSVAEDVNIFSTLIQAAINASETFTNKTKLEELLNKTEAYLNQTAASIKAQLNSSSAAVSEAVEEEMSKLSDSWSNFTSAAANATSNSSVSAAMASALSSWENATKNAISAWQNATSNAESAWANQTSAWQNATSNAISAWQNATSNAASAWANQTSAWQNATSNAISSAETAANETASAWKNATSNAVSSAETAASNINSAAQSIISNIFG; this comes from the coding sequence GGGATCTCCGCCAGCTCCAATTCCAGCACCAACGCCAGCACAGTCACCAGTGCCAACACCTCCGTGGCTGAAGATGTGAACATATTCTCAACCCTGATACAGGCGGCCATCAACGCATCGGAAACCTTCACCAACAAGACGAAGCTGGAAGAGTTGTTGAACAAGACCGAGGCGTACCTGAACCAGACGGCGGCGTCCATCAAGGCCCAGCTCAACTCTTCTTCGGCCGCGGTGAGCGAGGCGGTCGAGGAGGAGATGAGCAAGTTGTCCGACTCGTGGTCCAACTTCACCTCAGCCGCCGCCAACGCGACCTCCAACTCATCCGTGAGCGCCGCCATGGCCAGCGCCCTTTCATCCTGGGAGAACGCGACAAAAAACGCGATCTCCGCGTGGCAGAACGCGACCAGCAACGCTGAATCCGCGTGGGCGAACCAGACTTCAGCGTGGCAGAACGCGACCAGCAACGCGATCTCCGCGTGGCAAAACGCGACCAGCAACGCGGCTTCGGCGTGGGCGAACCAGACTTCAGCGTGGCAGAATGCAACCAGCAACGCGATTTCTTCAGCTGAAACCGCAGCCAACGAAACGGCTTCTGCATGGAAGAACGCGACGAGCAACGCGGTTTCTTCAGCGGAGACCGCAGCCAGCAACATCAATAGTGCTGCCCAGTCTatcatttcaaacatttttggCTGA